DNA sequence from the Carassius carassius chromosome 6, fCarCar2.1, whole genome shotgun sequence genome:
cgatctcaacaaataagataagaccaataaaaaaataaaataaataataaataatgaattggTGGCCCTCTggaagtatgttaatttactgtacatgtactcaatacttgtaagggctccttttgcttgaattactgcctcaattcggcgtggaatagagatgatcagtttgtggcactgctgaggtggaatggaatctagtgttgggcgatatggtaatttttcaaattgtcatatcatcagcccgtgagatcgatgaTAAGAGACAGACTCTTTGATCTTGATATAGCATAATTATTTGGTATTTTAAACTGTGCAGGTGCGTGAgtgagagcctatggaatcaccaataataaaaaataataatttcaaacatactgataaacaaacgttaaatataaaaatactgtataaaacagctatttcatATATAGTTGGACGCAACTGTAATATCGggcgtcctgtgacaaatctgccgcaTCTGCACActgaagttatcagtctaaatgatctgcaaaatcagtcaacggagAAAATCGATAGTAGCTTTATTAAAGTATAACAGTTTAACACTTATATTGGACAAAAAAggacacgttaaatataaagttttcAAAACAGgtaaattcatatatttggagtaaagttcaaTTGATCCAGTGCATCAGTCATAAAGCGCCCCATGACGAGCTCGTCGCACCGCCACAGGAACAAGAATACCCCCTCGTGTGTGAAACGgtgtgctgaagtgaaatagctgggcagtttgatagcagAGTTATAATAGGCCgccctataaaaataaaaataataatagttattattattactacaatgGCCCAACACCAGCAGCAGATGACATTGTTGAAAagcaatacatattattaagaatattaagGCAATATTAAGAAGATTTggcattttcaattaatttagACCTGTTACATTCTTCTTATtaagcctattattattattattattattattattattattattagataaggCCTACTTTTATTAttcaattacaattaatttgcccTGCAATAATAACTGACACACTGTGATGATAAGAAAAGATTTGGCTATTATGgccacaataaaaatattaagggaATAATTCAAGGCAGTTATATCAGCTGTTCACTGGAATTACTCTTGCGCAAAGTTACACACACTTGTCTATCATTCAGGTCTCCGCCCACAAATCAATATGTAAAATGTTTGCTGTGTGTCCAAAACACTACATCCTCTTCTTTTTATTCTGaatttgaaaaagaaagaaagaaataattgaatgattatatttttaatacaggCATCAAGAACATTAGTCATGAGAAGAGGctaatatgtattttttcattATCTAGTGCAGAGGTTCTCAACTCTAGTTCAGCTCCAACCCAACCTTGACCAAACCCACTGCCAGTAACtttctagtgatcctgaagaGCTTGATGAGCTTGCTCAGGTATGCTTGAATAGGATCGGAGCTAAACCTCTGCAGGAAAGGCGACCTAAAGATCCAAAATTGAGAGCCCTGATCTAGTACTGTATGTGATCCTACTTACTGGAATATTTTCATACACAGAAGAGTTCAGTTCAGGTTTACAAACATCAGGGCCACGTAGAACAGCCTTTATGAATGAAGAGACAACATAAAATCAGAACGGTGTTATAGAAATTTCtgtacaacagacatggaagagaagacaatgctgaataaagtcgtagtttttgctatttttggaccaaaatgtattttcaatgcttcaaaaaattctaactgaccctctgaggtcacatggagtactttgatgatgtttttattacctttctggacatggacagtataccgtacacacagtttcagtggAGGGGCTGATCTTAAAGGGGctatatcttaaactgtgttccaaaacggaggtcttacgggtttgaaacaacatgagggtgagttattaatgacataatttagattttataagATACAATTTTATAAGATTTTAATAAGACATTTGCTATTTTCACAATGATATTGAAGAGTGTTTAATTTCCTTAGGCTACAACTGAAGAGAGTTTAGTCTTTTGTAGGAAAACCTCTGCTAAAACACCTACCATTTCATTGGCATAAACAGGTTCATTCAATTCATTATTGCAAGATTTGTGCCGGTCATGATGAGGTCCCGAATGATTGAcctttgccattaaaaaaaagaataggtaGAGAATAATTAATGTCTGTAATCATCTCAAGAGATAAAGCCACAAATTCAGACTTTCAGTGTTTGAGTTCAATAACCTGATCAGTAAATTACTAATAATCGAATTAATATCCTCACCTGAGctttatttctctttttcatcCACCTTTAAAGACAATGATTTGATACAATTACAGCCAATCACAACTCGATTTGATGATGATTTGATGAACAATTTGATGTTAGTTTAGACATGTGAtcagtatcacacacacacacacacacacacacacaaatcttacCAAATCAGCAATATTGTTATTATAACTGCAGCTCCACAAACCACTCCAGCAGATATGTACAAAATCACCAGACGTCCTGTAACAAAGACAACAGAGTAAAATATCTGGACAGATTCACTTCAGAAAGAGTAATATATGAGCTGTTCTACCTTTAACAGTGACAGTAACAGCGTCTGATCTCTGAGATCCATGTTGATTGTGAGCCTCACAGTAGAAGCGTCCACTCTGTAGTGCACTGAAACTCTGTCCAGATCCAACAGCTGAGCTTTGATTCTCCTTAAACCAGCTGAAGTTCAGAGCAGGAGGGTttgaatcactgctgcagatcagagtcactgaatctccctccactatTACACCAGATCCACTTATAGACACTGACACATTCCTGGGAGGAtctaaaacagacacaaaaaaagtATAGTTACaaatataaaaccttttttttaagtaCTAATGAGTCTGTACTCACAGGAGACATTGAGCTGAGCAGCAGGAGAGATGTAAGTGTGTCCATGTAGAGCACAGCTGTATCTGCCTGCATCCTCTCTTCTGACTGACTGCAGCAGGAGTTGATTGTTTCTGTCTCTTCTCTCAGTTAATGGCTGTGAGTTTCTGTACCAGATGAATGTTGCTCTGTCAGTCAGAGTGCAGCTGCTTTTACATGTCAGACTGACATTATGACCCTCTGTCACTCTCTCAGGAGCCTCCACCTGAAgatctgaacacaacacacacattatatcTAGTGCTGCTG
Encoded proteins:
- the LOC132141742 gene encoding B-cell receptor CD22-like → MGYHIERLVNEYNQISAGTQWHPLSVFSEKPTDVFSEKGWGVSYNPSHICALKNSSVIMNCTYTYPTGYKIEKVFWTKNPVKCKESPDLSEDPEYSQRLQYLGDKQQNCTIRLSHVTQKDQHMYCFRFITNDTKGKWTGDPGVTLTVTDLQVEAPERVTEGHNVSLTCKSSCTLTDRATFIWYRNSQPLTERRDRNNQLLLQSVRREDAGRYSCALHGHTYISPAAQLNVSYPPRNVSVSISGSGVIVEGDSVTLICSSDSNPPALNFSWFKENQSSAVGSGQSFSALQSGRFYCEAHNQHGSQRSDAVTVTVKGRLVILYISAGVVCGAAVIITILLIW